Genomic window (Bosea vaviloviae):
TCGGGCAGGCCGACCAGGATGAAGGCGACGCCGCCCGGCGTCACCTGCACCTGCACATCGACGGCGCGCGCCTCGATGCCCTCGAACGCCACCGTCGCGACCCGCGTCACCATCAGCGCCACCCCTTGCCCTTGCGTGAGGCTAATCGAGCTTCAAACCACACGCAAGAACATATCGGGAACTTATGCTCGCTTATTCATGCTGGTGCGGCGCGCAGGCTGCCGCGGCTATGTGTCCGGCGCGCAACGGGAGCGCGCATCTCCGCCATAGGCGACGAGCGCTGGAAATGGTTCAAAGCTGTTATGATCGAGACAGAACGCCTGCTGCTCCGCCCGCCCGTCCTGGATGATTTCGAGGCGAGCTACGCGCTGCTTTCCGACCCCGCGGTCATGAGCTTCATCGGCGGGCCGCTGTCGCGGGAGGAGAGTTGGCATCGCCTGCTGCGCTATGCCGGGCACTGGTCGCTGCTGGGTTACGGGCTTTTTGTCATCATCGAGAAGGAGAGCGGCCGCCTCCTCGGCCAGACCGGGCTCGCCGATTTCCATCGCGGCCTCGGCGAGGTGTTCGATCCCTATCCGGAAGCCGCCTGGATCACCGCGACAGCGGCGCATGGCCGTGGCATCGCAGCAGAGGCCGTGGGCGCGGCTCATGCCTGGTTCGACGCCAATCGGCCGCAGACCCGCACCGTCTGCATCATCAATCCCAACAATACGGCCTCGGTCCGGCTGGCCGGAAAGCTGGGCTATGCGCCTTTCGGGCAGGCCTCCTACAAAAGCGCCGAGGTCACCATGTTCGAGCGCATCCGGCTCTAGTGCCCGCCCTTTCCGCCATGCCCCTCGCCGGAGATCCTGTCGGTCCAGGCCATCACCAGCCCCGACACCACGAAGACGACGTGAATCGCGACGAGCCAGGTCAGGTCGCGGTCGGAGGAGGCTTTCACATTCATGAAGGCCTTCAGCACCTGGATCGCCGAGATCGCGACGATCGAGGAGATTAGCTTCAGCTTGAGGCCGGAGAAGTCGATCTGCGACATCCATTCCGGCCAGTCGCGATGCGCCTTCGGATCGATCTTCGAGACGAAGTTCTCATAGCCGGAGAAGATCACGATGACGATCAGCGAGCCCGTGAAGGTCAGGTCGACCAGCGAGAGCACGCCGAGGATCACGTCGGATTCGGTCGCGGAGAAGACATGGCTGATGAAGTGCCATGCCTCCTGCAGCGCCTTCACCAGCAGGCCGCCAAGCGCAATGACGAGCAGCACATAAAACGGCGCCAGCAGCCAGCGGCTGGCCGAGAGGAAGGTCTCCAGCACGCGCTCAGGGACTGATGGCGTGAAATCGGGCGCGGTCTCCGCTTCGGTCTGATGCTGTGCCATCCTGTGCCCCCTGATGTGCTCTCTCCTCCTGCCATGACGTGAAGAGGCCCCGCAGGCAAGCCTGCGGGGCCTCGTTCTAGTCTGGTTGGAGCATCAGGCTTCGACAC
Coding sequences:
- a CDS encoding TIGR00645 family protein; amino-acid sequence: MAQHQTEAETAPDFTPSVPERVLETFLSASRWLLAPFYVLLVIALGGLLVKALQEAWHFISHVFSATESDVILGVLSLVDLTFTGSLIVIVIFSGYENFVSKIDPKAHRDWPEWMSQIDFSGLKLKLISSIVAISAIQVLKAFMNVKASSDRDLTWLVAIHVVFVVSGLVMAWTDRISGEGHGGKGGH
- a CDS encoding GNAT family N-acetyltransferase, which gives rise to MIETERLLLRPPVLDDFEASYALLSDPAVMSFIGGPLSREESWHRLLRYAGHWSLLGYGLFVIIEKESGRLLGQTGLADFHRGLGEVFDPYPEAAWITATAAHGRGIAAEAVGAAHAWFDANRPQTRTVCIINPNNTASVRLAGKLGYAPFGQASYKSAEVTMFERIRL